From a single Amyelois transitella isolate CPQ chromosome 18, ilAmyTran1.1, whole genome shotgun sequence genomic region:
- the LOC132902815 gene encoding uncharacterized protein LOC132902815 has translation MNPSHSTRKRRGESWSEDTMKVAIKAVQRGHLTQRSAAARYNIPRRTLRDHLKTGQEIKRLGRKPILTNTQEKDLASRIKRFASIGIPLTPKFIRKQAFLFCESYDIKNNFNKSKRIAGVDWLRYFLKRNPSISKRKPQIMNPARAQKLNKPIVQQHFQNIRKLYDELDILRHPERLYNMDEKGCRITVHKQHTVLAEKGSRRVHLIAPEHAENVTIAMCVNAIGTSIPAMILFKGQRQRPDLTENLPAGTLVRMAPKGSMTSDLFVEFIQHLARHKVVDKCLLIFDGAKCHLSVEALDEAEKNDIVLYCLPSNTTHELQPLDKSVNKSFEHHWDEAVLNYMSVSAVRTLNKADFNKIFSQVWPKCMTHSNIVNGFKATGLYSYNPEAIPEEAFAPSVLSEIPYPQNQNQPVQNPKSDANVDTDSDENQHNLDVNTSNLRNITLDEFNNDTDDNLTVMPRNEQCDNLHNFLHEPTPLTAQNISRIVDYSSSTDVSENELENPTPHDSFRNLCVSPSIIPESLSMLLEAPANKESSTSNNIDMAVPSCSGVQRPIRRTYSSDSSDIDSLMFMPSHDKVKYSIENIYGFSSDEENEILSIINKEITTPKKQIFNLA, from the coding sequence ATGAATCCATCTCATTCCACACGTAAAAGAAGAGGGGAGTCATGGTCTGAAGACACTATGAAAGTTGCCATTAAAGCTGTGCAAAGAGGTCATTTGACTCAGCGATCAGCAGCGGCAAGGTATAATATTCCGCGAAGAACTTTAAGAGACCATTTAAAAACAGGTCAAGAAATTAAACGTTTGGGGAGAAAACCTATTTTAACGAATACACAAGAAAAAGATTTAGCATCGCGGATAAAAAGATTTGCTAGTATTGGGATTCCACTAACGCCTAAATTCATAAGAAAACAAGCTTTCTTATTTTGCGAGAGctatgacataaaaaataatttcaataaatccaAAAGGATTGCCGGCGTAGATTGGTTaagatactttttaaaaagaaatccaTCCATTAGTAAACGAAAACCGCAAATAATGAACCCAGCTCGTGCACAAAAGTTGAATAAACCTATTGTTCAACAACATTTTCAGAATATCCGCAAATTATATGATGAGTTAGACATACTGCGACATCCAGAGAGATTATATAATATGGATGAAAAGGGATGTCGAATAACTGTGCATAAACAGCATACAGTTTTAGCTGAAAAGGGGAGCAGAAGGGTTCATCTCATTGCCCCAGAACATGCAGAAAATGTCACCATTGCGATGTGTGTGAATGCCATAGGTACATCGATTCCAGCtatgattctttttaaaggCCAAAGACAAAGGCCAGACCTAACAGAAAATCTACCTGCTGGAACGTTAGTTAGAATGGCACCGAAGGGAAGTATGACTTCAGACCTATTTGTGGAATTTATTCAGCACCTGGCAAGACATAAAGTCGttgataaatgtttattaatttttgatggTGCAAAGTGCCATCTATCAGTTGAGGCGTTAGATGAAGCTGAAAAGAATGATATAGTTTTGTACTGCCTTCCTTCCAATACTACTCACGAGCTGCAACCGTTAGACAAATCGGTAAATAAATCCTTTGAGCATCACTGGGATGAAGCTGTCTTGAATTACATGTCAGTAAGCGCTGTTAGGACATTGAATAAAGctgatttcaataaaatattttcacaagtGTGGCCCAAATGTATGACACACTCTAATATAGTGAACGGATTTAAAGCAACAGGCTTATATTCCTATAACCCTGAAGCAATACCAGAAGAAGCATTTGCTCCGTCAGTTTTATCTGAAATTCCATATCCTCAAAACCAAAACCAACCAGTGCAGAATCCTAAATCTGATGCTAATGTTGACACTGACTCTGACGAAAATCAGCATAATCTTGATGTAAACACATCAAACCTACGAAACATTACTCTTGATGAATTTAATAATGATACTGACGACAATCTAACTGTGATGCCACGTAATGAACAGTGTGACAatcttcataattttttacatgaaCCAACACCATTAACAGCTCAAAACATATCTCGTATTGTTGATTATAGCTCATCTACTGATGTTTCTGAAAATGAATTGGAAAACCCTACGCCGCATGATTCGTTCCGTAATTTATGTGTTTCACCTTCCATAATTCCTGAGAGTCTTTCTATGTTACTTGAAGCACCTGCAAACAAAGAAAGCTCTACaagtaataatattgatatggCAGTTCCCAGTTGTTCAGGCGTGCAAAGACCTATACGCCGAACATACAGTTCTGACTCATCTGACATAGATAGTTTAATGTTCATGCCATCTCATGATAAggtaaaatattcaattgaaAACATCTATGGTTTTTCATCAGatgaagaaaatgaaattttatctatcattaataaagaaataactaCACCTAAAAAGCAAATATTCAATCTTGCATAA